The nucleotide window TCCCACCCCAATTATTCTTTCAGTTCTTCAATTTCACTCAGTCCGAACTCAAGAACATGCTTGGTATCAAGTACTTCCACTTGTACAAGGCGATCAAGAATATTAAAATTTACCACTTTACCTTTACCATCGGGGGTGAGTACCTCCGCTCCTATGTCAGGTAGGAGAGCACGGGTTTCTTCATAGTAGTCATTTTCATATTTTAAGCAGCACATGAGACGACCACATAATCCGGATATTTTTGTAGGATTGAGCGATAGATTTTGATCCTTAGCCATCTTAATAGAGACGGGCTCAAAATCACCAAGAAAGGAACTACAGCAAAGAATGCGACCACATGGGCCAATCCCCCCGAGTAACTTGGCTTCGTCCCGCACACCGATCTGTCTTAATTCAATTCTTGTTCGAAAAACTGCTGCTAAATCCTTAACTAGCTCACGAAAGTCCACCCGACCGTCAGCTGTAAAATAAAAAATTACTTTATTTCGATCAAATGTATATTCCACATCCACGAGTTTCATTTCGAGCTGATGCTCTTTGATCTTGTTCAAGCAGATGCTGAAAGCTTCTTGTGCATCAAAACGGTTTGCTTCCATTTGCTCGCGATCTAAATCAGTTGCAATGCGGATCACCTGTTTGAGTGGTAGTACCACATCCTCTTCAGAAACTTGCCTGTGTCCGATTACGACCTTGCCAAATTCAACGCCCCGAGCTGTTTCAACAATTACATCATCATGGAGCTGGATGGGCAAATCTCCTGGATCAAAATAATAGATTTTTCCTGCTTTTTTAAAGCGAATGCCCACGACATCGTATAACATTTCATCCCTCCTGCAAGCGTAAGATCATCCATTCCAGAGCCAGTTGTTGATTTACATGGCTCTCGAGCTTTCTTCTGGTCATCAACACAATATCCATGGAATGGAGGATTTGCTGCCTGTTTAACCGTTTCGCATACTCTGCTAAGATCCCTTGCTGTTGTACATATGAGACCGAGCTCTCACGCCCACATTGAACCTGAAGTAGGTCGCGAAGCCAAGTCATCATAAATTGTAGAATCACTGCTGGGCGCTCCTTTACTTGAGGGTGCCCCAGGATACGGTCTTGTAAAAGCCATAGGGAATCGCTACGTTTATTGAAAATATCTTGGATCAATTCTAACACTAGAGAGCGAACTTCTGCAAACCAATCTGCTTCACATAACTCGCGCGCTTTCAAATAGTCCGCTTCAAAATTGGCAGCTAGATGTGCAATCTCCGGAGAGAACCCTTCCTCCGTCAACCTTGTGACACGAGTGAGATAAGGAGGGGAAGAGAATGAGAGTATTTGACAACGTGAAAGAATGGTTGGCAGTAGCTGATGAGGAGCTCCTGTCACCAAGATGGCAACAACCTGCGATTCAGGCTCCTCCAAAAACTTTAATAAGGCGTTACTTGCTGCGATTGTTAATTTCTCAGCAGGATAAATAATATACACCTTACGTTCCGTCTCTATGGAGCGATAGCTAAACTGATCTTGTAACTGTCGGACTTGTTCAATTTTGATCGATGGGCTTTCACTTGCATCAATCACTTGAACTGCGGGGAAATTCTGGTGATCGATTCGCCGACAGTTGGCACACTCCCCGCACGCATCTCCATCTCCTTGCATACAGAACAAGGCTTTCGCCATCTCTATCGCCATCGCCATCGCACCTGATCCAGGCTCACCACTAAAACAGTAAGCGTGCGCAATACGTCCGCCCTTGATCACTTCCTGTAACTGTTGGCCAATCTCTTCTTGAAAAGGAATGGTTCGTAATGACATAAGATCCTCCAGGCTATGCGTAAAGGTTGACAAGTAACCCTTTAATTTCTCCGACGGTTGCAAGGATATCCATGGATTTTTTCTCCTTGTCTAATAAAGAGTCTGTCAACTGAATTAATTTTTCATCGATTTGCTTAACGATTTTATAGGTTTTACTCCTACCACGTCTTGTCCAACCTGATCGTTCCTCCAAGG belongs to Rubeoparvulum massiliense and includes:
- a CDS encoding PSP1 domain-containing protein, with translation MLYDVVGIRFKKAGKIYYFDPGDLPIQLHDDVIVETARGVEFGKVVIGHRQVSEEDVVLPLKQVIRIATDLDREQMEANRFDAQEAFSICLNKIKEHQLEMKLVDVEYTFDRNKVIFYFTADGRVDFRELVKDLAAVFRTRIELRQIGVRDEAKLLGGIGPCGRILCCSSFLGDFEPVSIKMAKDQNLSLNPTKISGLCGRLMCCLKYENDYYEETRALLPDIGAEVLTPDGKGKVVNFNILDRLVQVEVLDTKHVLEFGLSEIEELKE
- the holB gene encoding DNA polymerase III subunit delta'; amino-acid sequence: MSLRTIPFQEEIGQQLQEVIKGGRIAHAYCFSGEPGSGAMAMAIEMAKALFCMQGDGDACGECANCRRIDHQNFPAVQVIDASESPSIKIEQVRQLQDQFSYRSIETERKVYIIYPAEKLTIAASNALLKFLEEPESQVVAILVTGAPHQLLPTILSRCQILSFSSPPYLTRVTRLTEEGFSPEIAHLAANFEADYLKARELCEADWFAEVRSLVLELIQDIFNKRSDSLWLLQDRILGHPQVKERPAVILQFMMTWLRDLLQVQCGRESSVSYVQQQGILAEYAKRLNRQQILHSMDIVLMTRRKLESHVNQQLALEWMILRLQEG